One window of the Synechococcus sp. CC9311 genome contains the following:
- a CDS encoding leucyl aminopeptidase: MQISLSSAQPQAWSGTVLALGIAEGDPNGWIPAMEERFSISLGDWLEQRKFQGKNGESASLQLLNPNCESLVLIGLGPLEALDVNSFRQAGAAAARASKNQTGSIGLLLPWNAVDPAEAVTVAAQAVRLALYSDQRFRSKPEPSIHPERLELLGPLPNTLSSALEAVHPICAGVELARELVAAPPNSVTPSALAESAAQMAHEHGLDLKVLERSDCEARGMGSFLSVCQGSDMDPKFIHLTYRPSGPATKRVVLVGKGLTFDSGGYNLKVGAAQIDMMKFDMGGSAAVLGAMRSIAELRPQGVEVHMLVASCENMINGSAVHPGDIVTASNGTTIEINNTDAEGRLTLADALVYASELEPDAIVDLATLTGACVIALGDEIAGLWTGDDSLANSLEGAAKDAGEGLWRMPMHQAYRKGLKSLLADLKNTGPRPGGSITAALFLKEFVRSSIPWAHIDIAGTVWSDKGRGMDPAGATGYGVRTLVSWVCAQTQQAEN; encoded by the coding sequence ATGCAGATCTCCCTTTCTTCGGCCCAGCCACAGGCCTGGTCGGGAACCGTGTTGGCCCTAGGCATTGCAGAGGGTGATCCCAATGGCTGGATACCAGCGATGGAGGAACGCTTTTCCATCTCCCTTGGCGACTGGTTGGAACAGCGCAAGTTCCAAGGAAAAAACGGAGAGAGCGCGAGCCTTCAACTCCTCAACCCCAACTGCGAATCCCTCGTACTCATAGGCCTGGGGCCTCTTGAAGCACTTGATGTCAATAGCTTTCGACAGGCGGGCGCTGCGGCGGCCCGGGCGAGCAAGAACCAGACGGGCAGCATTGGGTTGTTACTGCCGTGGAACGCTGTTGATCCTGCAGAAGCGGTGACCGTTGCAGCGCAAGCGGTCAGGCTTGCGCTCTACAGCGATCAACGTTTTCGCAGTAAACCCGAGCCCAGCATCCACCCCGAGCGACTTGAACTGCTAGGCCCCCTCCCCAACACCCTCAGCAGCGCCCTCGAAGCGGTGCATCCCATTTGCGCAGGGGTAGAACTCGCAAGAGAGCTCGTTGCGGCACCTCCAAACAGTGTGACTCCATCCGCCCTTGCCGAGAGCGCTGCTCAGATGGCGCACGAGCATGGCTTGGACTTGAAGGTGCTTGAGCGGAGCGACTGTGAAGCGAGGGGAATGGGGTCGTTCCTTTCAGTCTGCCAAGGCTCAGATATGGATCCCAAGTTCATCCATCTCACCTACCGCCCTTCCGGTCCTGCCACGAAACGGGTGGTCTTGGTCGGCAAGGGGCTCACCTTTGATTCCGGTGGTTACAACCTGAAAGTGGGTGCTGCTCAGATCGACATGATGAAATTCGATATGGGAGGCAGTGCAGCAGTGCTTGGCGCGATGCGCTCGATCGCTGAGCTCCGCCCCCAGGGGGTTGAAGTGCACATGCTGGTGGCGTCATGCGAAAACATGATCAACGGCTCTGCAGTGCATCCAGGTGACATCGTCACCGCATCTAACGGCACCACAATTGAAATCAACAACACGGATGCAGAAGGTCGACTCACCCTCGCTGATGCCTTGGTGTACGCATCCGAGCTTGAACCCGATGCCATCGTTGACCTGGCCACATTGACCGGTGCCTGCGTGATTGCACTTGGCGACGAGATTGCTGGACTTTGGACTGGAGACGACTCACTTGCCAACTCCTTAGAGGGAGCAGCAAAAGATGCAGGTGAGGGGCTCTGGCGGATGCCAATGCACCAGGCTTATCGCAAGGGCCTCAAATCACTCCTTGCGGACCTAAAAAACACAGGTCCCCGTCCAGGAGGCTCCATTACAGCCGCTTTATTCCTCAAGGAGTTCGTTAGAAGCTCCATTCCATGGGCGCATATCGACATCGCGGGCACGGTGTGGAGCGACAAGGGGAGAGGAATGGATCCTGCTGGAGCCACCGGCTACGGAGTACGCACCTTGGTGAGTTGGGTGTGCGCTCAAACACAGCAGGCCGAGAACTAG
- the lpxB gene encoding lipid-A-disaccharide synthase: MVRLLISTGEVSGDLQGSLLIQALWRVAKRRGLDLEVLALGGERMQSAGAELLADTSPMGAIGLWEALPLVVPTIRLQARVDRVLKERPPDGVVLIDYMGANVRLGHSLRGRLPDVPITYYIAPQEWAWRIGEGGTKSLLQFTDRILAIFPEEAEFYSGRGAEVTWVGHPLLDMVPVSSDRQAARRALGLPSEGALLLLMPASRPQELRYLMPELVQAAATLQARDPSLNVIVPAGLERFEEPLQHALDQAGVRGTVIPADQADAMKPNLFAAADLALGKSGTVNLELALQGVPQVVGYRVSRVTAWVARRILRFHVDHISPVNLLLKERLVPELLQEDFNAEQLVALAIPLLENQSVRQRVLDGYQRLRDTLGEPGVTDRAAEAILDQIKQPS; this comes from the coding sequence GCCTGCTAATTCAGGCTCTTTGGCGTGTAGCGAAGCGTCGTGGACTCGATTTAGAAGTTCTCGCTCTGGGGGGTGAGCGGATGCAGTCAGCCGGAGCTGAGTTGCTGGCCGATACATCTCCGATGGGAGCGATTGGTTTGTGGGAAGCCCTTCCTTTGGTGGTTCCCACGATTCGATTGCAAGCCAGGGTGGATCGGGTGTTGAAAGAGCGCCCACCCGATGGGGTGGTGTTAATCGATTACATGGGCGCCAACGTGCGCTTGGGCCACAGTCTCAGAGGCCGTCTCCCGGATGTGCCAATCACTTATTACATCGCCCCCCAGGAATGGGCTTGGCGCATTGGGGAAGGAGGCACCAAAAGTTTGCTGCAGTTCACAGATCGCATCCTGGCGATTTTCCCTGAAGAAGCTGAGTTTTATTCCGGTCGAGGCGCTGAGGTCACCTGGGTGGGGCATCCCCTTCTCGATATGGTTCCGGTTTCATCCGATCGCCAGGCTGCTCGGCGTGCGTTGGGTTTGCCCTCGGAAGGAGCTCTCTTGCTCTTGATGCCTGCATCGCGGCCTCAGGAACTGCGATATCTCATGCCCGAATTGGTGCAGGCTGCCGCCACCCTTCAAGCGCGTGACCCATCTCTGAATGTGATCGTGCCTGCCGGATTGGAGCGCTTTGAGGAGCCATTGCAACATGCTCTGGATCAAGCGGGGGTTCGCGGGACCGTCATCCCCGCCGACCAGGCGGATGCCATGAAGCCCAACCTGTTTGCAGCGGCCGATTTGGCACTTGGTAAATCGGGCACCGTGAATTTGGAATTGGCTTTGCAGGGTGTACCGCAAGTGGTTGGCTATCGCGTCAGCCGTGTCACCGCTTGGGTGGCACGAAGAATTCTCCGCTTTCACGTGGATCACATTTCGCCGGTCAATCTTCTGCTGAAAGAGCGACTGGTGCCGGAGCTGTTGCAGGAGGATTTCAACGCCGAACAGCTGGTGGCATTGGCCATTCCGCTGTTGGAGAACCAATCGGTTCGGCAAAGGGTTTTGGATGGGTATCAGCGCTTGCGTGACACCCTTGGTGAACCGGGTGTGACCGACCGTGCTGCGGAAGCCATCCTTGACCAGATCAAACAGCCCTCTTGA
- the tyrS gene encoding tyrosine--tRNA ligase, with protein sequence MTITPHSLPNWLERGMADLFPDGNPDDVDQALAARMAAAELEGRPLRVKLGIDPTGSDIHLGHSILFRKLRAFQDAGHTAVLIIGDFTARIGDPTGKSATRVQLTTEQVEANATTYLRQLGQGQPKERALLDFETPGRLEVRRNSEWLGGLDLPQVIGLLGTATVGQMLAKDDFSKRYGSGTPIALHEFLYPLLQGYDSVAVDADVELGGTDQKFNVAMGRDLQRHFGQRTQFGLLLPILVGLDGVQKMSKSLGNTVGLEDDPLSMYSKLEKVGDAAINDYLMLLTDLPDESFPDNPRDKQKAMALVVTASRYGMEVAQKAQADAATLVGGSGAASADVPEASLSAVNFPAKAFYLLSAVGICASSSEARRQIKGGAARLEGEKITDPNQEFVSASELEGKVLQLGKKTFRRLVP encoded by the coding sequence ATGACAATCACCCCCCATTCACTGCCGAACTGGTTGGAGCGGGGAATGGCCGATTTGTTTCCGGACGGAAATCCAGATGATGTGGATCAGGCCCTGGCTGCTCGTATGGCCGCGGCTGAGTTGGAAGGCAGACCTCTGCGGGTGAAATTGGGCATTGACCCAACGGGAAGTGATATTCACCTTGGCCACAGCATTTTGTTTCGCAAGTTGCGCGCTTTTCAGGACGCGGGTCATACAGCCGTCCTGATCATTGGTGATTTCACGGCTCGGATCGGTGATCCAACAGGCAAGAGTGCCACGCGCGTGCAGCTCACAACGGAACAGGTGGAAGCCAATGCAACGACGTATTTGCGCCAGTTAGGGCAAGGACAGCCGAAGGAGCGGGCTCTGCTTGATTTTGAAACCCCGGGAAGGCTGGAGGTGCGACGCAACAGTGAATGGCTTGGAGGCCTCGATCTGCCACAGGTGATTGGCTTGCTGGGAACGGCCACGGTGGGCCAAATGTTGGCCAAAGATGACTTTTCCAAGCGTTACGGGAGCGGTACTCCCATTGCGCTGCATGAGTTCCTTTATCCCTTGCTTCAGGGGTACGACTCTGTTGCTGTGGATGCTGATGTGGAGCTAGGGGGCACTGATCAGAAATTCAATGTGGCGATGGGACGTGACTTACAGCGTCATTTTGGACAACGAACTCAGTTCGGTTTGCTCTTGCCCATTCTGGTCGGTCTTGATGGCGTGCAGAAGATGAGTAAGAGCCTTGGCAACACGGTGGGTCTGGAAGACGATCCGTTGTCGATGTACTCCAAGCTCGAAAAAGTGGGTGATGCGGCTATCAACGACTACCTCATGTTGCTTACTGATTTGCCTGATGAGTCGTTCCCAGACAATCCCCGTGACAAGCAAAAAGCAATGGCGCTGGTGGTGACGGCAAGTCGCTATGGAATGGAAGTGGCCCAAAAAGCTCAGGCGGACGCTGCCACGTTGGTGGGTGGATCGGGAGCAGCATCAGCGGATGTGCCCGAGGCCTCCCTTTCTGCAGTGAATTTCCCTGCCAAGGCGTTCTATCTGCTCAGCGCGGTGGGTATCTGTGCCAGTAGTAGTGAAGCGCGTCGACAGATCAAAGGCGGAGCAGCACGCCTTGAGGGAGAGAAAATTACTGATCCCAACCAGGAATTTGTGTCGGCGTCGGAATTGGAAGGGAAGGTACTTCAGCTCGGTAAAAAGACATTTAGGCGATTGGTTCCTTGA
- a CDS encoding SMP-30/gluconolactonase/LRE family protein, producing MTSRCVLPVAAGLAEGPCWWAERQVLLWVDIEASRIGVFDPATGNNDFLYLPAHVGAVVPTSVGDLLVATAAGFMRMDPSNGSVSLLSDPEADRPGNRFNDGKCDPWGRFWAGTMAYDFEPLAGALWRLDGDAGITRQRSQLTISNGLAWSQDRRTLYFIDSPTLSVMAFPLNGAGEIAGEPSICVHIPEDWDALPDGMCIDSDGHLWIALFGGGCVTRWDPLRGCLLDRLVVPCRQVTSCCFGGPNLDQLFVTTATRGMDADALQAEPLAGGLFQADVGVKGLPADCFQVLG from the coding sequence ATGACATCTCGTTGTGTGTTGCCGGTTGCTGCGGGATTAGCAGAGGGTCCCTGTTGGTGGGCTGAGAGGCAAGTTCTTCTTTGGGTGGATATTGAGGCTTCAAGAATTGGCGTCTTTGATCCTGCAACTGGCAACAATGATTTTTTGTATCTTCCTGCCCATGTGGGTGCGGTCGTTCCCACATCGGTTGGAGATTTGCTGGTCGCAACAGCGGCGGGATTTATGAGGATGGATCCGAGCAACGGCTCTGTGAGCTTGTTGTCGGATCCGGAGGCCGATCGCCCTGGTAATCGATTCAACGACGGTAAATGTGATCCTTGGGGGCGTTTTTGGGCAGGCACAATGGCCTACGACTTCGAGCCGCTAGCTGGCGCTCTATGGCGGCTCGATGGTGATGCAGGCATCACGCGCCAACGCAGCCAGCTCACGATCTCCAACGGACTGGCTTGGAGCCAGGATCGTCGGACGCTCTATTTCATTGATTCGCCAACGCTGAGTGTGATGGCTTTCCCTCTCAACGGTGCTGGTGAGATCGCCGGAGAACCAAGCATCTGTGTCCACATTCCAGAGGATTGGGATGCCCTTCCGGATGGCATGTGTATCGATTCAGATGGTCACCTTTGGATCGCCCTTTTTGGCGGTGGTTGTGTAACGCGCTGGGATCCGTTGCGTGGCTGCTTGCTCGATCGATTGGTGGTGCCTTGTCGTCAAGTCACTTCATGTTGCTTTGGCGGCCCCAACTTGGATCAGTTGTTTGTGACGACCGCGACGAGGGGGATGGATGCTGATGCATTGCAGGCCGAGCCATTGGCAGGTGGCCTGTTTCAAGCCGATGTGGGTGTGAAAGGTTTGCCTGCGGATTGTTTTCAAGTTCTGGGGTGA
- the msrA gene encoding peptide-methionine (S)-S-oxide reductase MsrA, translating to MRALIPLVLTSIVLLSPMSALAAVQDAVLAGGCFWCLEHDLEDVAGVISAESGYSGGHVENPTYQQVSGEKSGHQEVVRVRFDSDKISYANLLQHYWRNIDPLDGEGQFCDRGDSYRPVIFTSGEKQAAAAQASVASAANELGVPKSKIKVQILDAVRFWPAEDYHQNYANNNELRYRYYRFSCGRDRRLDAVWGERARSGTAWVKPVAP from the coding sequence ATGCGTGCATTGATCCCACTGGTTTTGACCAGCATTGTGTTGTTGAGTCCGATGTCAGCCCTGGCAGCTGTCCAGGATGCTGTCCTTGCTGGCGGCTGCTTTTGGTGCCTTGAACATGATTTAGAGGATGTTGCAGGTGTGATCTCAGCTGAAAGTGGGTACAGCGGTGGTCATGTGGAGAACCCTACTTATCAACAAGTGAGTGGTGAAAAAAGTGGGCATCAAGAGGTGGTACGTGTTCGCTTTGATTCCGATAAAATCAGTTATGCCAACCTTTTACAGCACTATTGGCGCAACATTGACCCTCTCGATGGGGAAGGCCAGTTTTGTGATAGAGGTGATTCGTATCGGCCAGTTATTTTCACTTCTGGGGAGAAGCAGGCCGCAGCTGCTCAGGCAAGTGTTGCCTCTGCTGCAAATGAATTAGGGGTGCCAAAATCTAAGATAAAAGTGCAGATTCTTGATGCAGTTCGTTTCTGGCCTGCGGAGGATTATCATCAAAATTACGCTAATAATAATGAGCTTCGCTATCGCTATTACCGCTTCAGTTGTGGGCGCGATCGCCGCCTTGATGCCGTGTGGGGGGAGCGTGCAAGATCAGGTACAGCGTGGGTGAAGCCAGTGGCGCCATGA
- a CDS encoding response regulator transcription factor, translating to MDLTSQIPRLQTRSRQGHSLLRGSRTAIASGDRVLLASWIGWFQELGHLVAAATTEEDCLQRLQKDEVNLLICTDQLEGGNGPSLVRRAKQDHPTLKALLLVQRPILRTILQAIDAPCDGLCSHQNVGMGGVSAALTAMESDGMYHDSVIADVLRHGRLGRALGSIPPELTLKEEDVLRGLCRGMSNQEIADSLVVSIDTVKSHIASLLRKLQANNRTHAVVVAFQQGLIDIPTLPPRWTPNN from the coding sequence GTGGATCTCACCTCCCAGATCCCCAGACTTCAAACGCGCAGCAGGCAGGGGCACAGTCTTCTGCGCGGTAGTCGCACAGCGATTGCCAGTGGCGATCGTGTGTTGTTAGCCAGCTGGATCGGCTGGTTTCAGGAACTTGGGCACCTCGTCGCTGCCGCTACGACGGAAGAAGACTGTCTTCAGAGGTTGCAAAAGGATGAGGTCAATCTCTTGATCTGCACCGACCAACTCGAGGGTGGCAATGGCCCAAGCCTCGTTCGACGTGCCAAGCAAGACCATCCCACCTTGAAGGCGTTGCTGCTCGTTCAGCGTCCAATTCTGCGCACCATCCTTCAGGCGATCGATGCGCCCTGTGATGGACTGTGCTCCCATCAAAATGTCGGGATGGGAGGCGTCAGTGCAGCGCTCACCGCGATGGAATCCGATGGCATGTATCACGATTCCGTGATCGCCGATGTTCTCCGGCACGGTCGACTGGGACGAGCCTTGGGATCCATTCCTCCCGAACTAACCCTGAAGGAAGAAGACGTGCTGCGTGGACTTTGCAGAGGGATGAGCAATCAGGAGATCGCAGACAGCCTTGTCGTCTCGATCGACACCGTGAAATCCCACATCGCCAGTCTTCTGCGCAAGCTGCAAGCCAACAACCGAACCCACGCTGTGGTGGTTGCCTTTCAACAGGGACTGATCGACATCCCAACCCTGCCTCCGCGCTGGACCCCTAACAACTGA
- the pyrF gene encoding orotidine-5'-phosphate decarboxylase: MRFVRRRCVASSFSAESAERIIVALDGMAPDQALAFSAQVQGLRWVKVGLELFVQAGPEVVIQLRNQGLRVFLDLKFHDIPTTMAGACLRAAALGAELITVHACAGSEALQAAQAAVVEGAQSTGQPVPTLLAVTVLTSWEEHRLQRELAVEQGIAERVSQLALLAAKAGVGGCVCSPLEVASLRAQHREPFALVTPGIRPQGTSVGDQVRVMTPPAAIEAGASQLVIGRPITQSENPSGAFAQCCTALST; this comes from the coding sequence ATGAGGTTTGTGCGGAGACGGTGTGTGGCTTCCTCTTTCTCGGCTGAATCAGCTGAACGGATCATCGTGGCCCTCGATGGGATGGCCCCTGATCAAGCGCTTGCTTTCAGTGCGCAGGTGCAGGGATTGCGCTGGGTGAAGGTGGGGCTGGAGCTATTCGTTCAAGCGGGGCCAGAGGTCGTGATTCAGTTGCGGAATCAGGGTCTGCGCGTATTCCTCGATCTTAAATTTCACGATATTCCGACCACCATGGCCGGTGCCTGTCTCCGGGCGGCAGCGCTGGGAGCCGAGCTGATCACTGTGCATGCCTGTGCCGGCAGTGAAGCCCTGCAGGCAGCTCAGGCCGCGGTAGTGGAGGGGGCGCAAAGCACCGGGCAGCCGGTGCCAACGTTATTGGCGGTCACTGTGCTGACCAGTTGGGAAGAGCATCGGCTGCAGCGGGAACTGGCGGTCGAGCAAGGCATTGCCGAGCGAGTATCACAGCTCGCCCTTCTGGCGGCAAAAGCCGGTGTTGGTGGCTGCGTGTGTTCGCCGCTGGAAGTTGCCTCCCTCAGGGCTCAGCATCGAGAGCCATTCGCATTGGTCACCCCAGGCATTCGTCCTCAAGGCACTTCGGTGGGCGATCAGGTGCGAGTGATGACTCCTCCAGCCGCGATTGAGGCTGGAGCCTCTCAGCTCGTGATCGGCCGACCGATCACTCAATCTGAGAATCCAAGTGGTGCGTTCGCACAGTGCTGTACTGCCCTATCGACGTGA
- a CDS encoding DUF1825 family protein, translated as MAFFDSEIVQEEAKHLFGDYQQLMQLGSDYGKFDREGKKKFIDTMEDLMERYRVFMKRFELSEDFQAKLTVEQLRTQLGQFGITPEQMFEQMNQTLERMKSQLEQSEGQ; from the coding sequence ATGGCCTTCTTCGATTCCGAAATCGTGCAGGAGGAGGCCAAGCATCTATTTGGCGACTATCAACAGTTGATGCAGTTGGGATCGGACTATGGAAAGTTCGACCGAGAAGGGAAGAAGAAGTTCATCGACACGATGGAAGATCTGATGGAGCGTTATCGCGTTTTTATGAAACGCTTTGAGCTCTCGGAAGACTTCCAGGCCAAGCTCACCGTCGAGCAGTTGCGGACGCAGCTGGGGCAGTTTGGGATCACCCCTGAGCAAATGTTCGAGCAGATGAATCAAACCTTGGAGCGGATGAAGAGTCAGCTCGAGCAATCGGAAGGTCAGTGA